The following are encoded together in the Colius striatus isolate bColStr4 chromosome 5, bColStr4.1.hap1, whole genome shotgun sequence genome:
- the DBF4 gene encoding protein DBF4 homolog A isoform X2 gives MKPSAAEAADKGARPHGMQAKPVKTRSSLKTVKKDIGKLEKLKYKPLTGKVFYLDIPSNVISEKIGKDLKELGGRVESFLSKDISYLVSNKKEAKFAPSLGQISPVPSPESACNGGNSPPHPSKRKDHHDGSSFKVADPVRMSRGKSLVEKAIKEQDLIPSGSILSNALSWGVKILHIDDVKNYIEQKKKELYLIKSAGSSLKDGGRQVTAQKTRSRLKNPFVKVEDRSRRYRPFYLQLPSFPVVNYCVPKPYSPFEVDKKLPSAQKQTQSKQRNKINSDKDCGALVQLPPKEKKKRGYCECCGKKYEDLQTHLESEQHQNFAQSTQYQVVDDIISNFVYEFVEYIDDANIKRTKCSIGYFSPIIGKITRADELKERLKKQRVSLKSYSWKDSAIRALKLDRQPTEIHPNSVPVPTSISGSICSVLYCQPSQPSELKSKFRNNDGNVKTNCSCAANFRETVASSNFIQPPPQKDYKAYPENLSPAYEPFSKEILEPETNSKNVECFQEDTCTLYSQAQVTDLSDKDKNLSQAKRKLNNAVALPAKCLKKMDANPMFVNKHHDLCDNHQQLQHNVLLEAEVSDTAINKEVNELAASTAHSSPSGKLHRKVKLCLGRSKRETWKQNTELSGKYTDGLSLPVENRSSCSSPVQSLLELFQTSERNSEFGGFSSCSENKGSTSLKDIWEGQSTNVLWSLFSSSSSSPFVGF, from the exons ATGAAGCCGAGCGCTGCGGAGGCCGCCGACAAAGGAGCGCGTCCTC ATGGAATGCAAGCAAAACCAGTAAAGACAAGATCTTCGCTGAAGACTGTGAAAAAAGATATAGGAAAGCTTGAGAAACTTAAATATAAGCCACTCACTGGGAAGGTGTTTTACCTTGATATTCCATCAAATGTGATCTCTGAAAAGATAGGAAAAGATCTCAAAGAGCTAGGAGGG AGGGTGGAGAGTTTTCTTAGTAAAGATATCAGCTACTTGGTGTCTAATAAAAAGGAGGCAAAATTTGCACCATCTCTTGGTCAGATTTCTCCTGTCCCCAGCCCAGAATCTGCATGTAATGGAGGAAATAGCCCACCTCATCCTAGCAAGCGAAAAGATCATCATGATGGAAGTTCATTTAAGGTAGCAGATCCG GTACGTATGAGCAGAGGAAAATCCCTAGTTGAAAAAGCCATCAAAGAGCAG GACTTAATTCCTTCTGGTAGTATATTGTCCAATGCTTTGAGCTGGGGAGTGAAGATCCTTCATATTGAtg ATGTAAAGAATTACATTGAACAAAAGAAGAAGGAGCTCTACTTAATAAAAAGTGCAGGCAGTTCTCTTAAGGATGGG GGAAGACAAGTTACTGCTCAAAAGACAAGAA GTAGACTGAAAAATCCATTTGTCAAGGTGGAAGATAGAAGTCG CCGCTACCGACCGTTTTATCTGCAGTTACCCAGTTTTCCAGTTGTGAACTACTGTGTTCCCAAACCCTATAGTCCGTTTGAGGTGGATAAGAAGCTTCCTTCTGCTCAAAAGCAAACTCAGTCTAAGCAAAG aaacaaaataaatagtGACAAGGATTGTGGAGCTCTTGTTCAACTCCctccaaaggagaaaaaaaagagaggatatTGTGAATGTTGTGGGAAGAAATATGAAGATCTGCAAACA CACCTTGAAAGTGAACAGCACCAAAATTTTGCCCAAAGCACACAGTACCAGGTTGTTGATGATATCATCTCAAACTTTGTTTATGAATTTGTAGAATACATAGACGATGCAAATATTAAAAG GACAAAGTGTAGCATAGGATATTTTTCTCCTATTATTGGAAAGATAACTAGAGCAGATGAGCTGAAAGAACGACTGAAAAAGCAGCGTGTCTCGTTGAAGAGTTACTCGTGGAAGGATTCAGCCATACGGGCACTCAAACTGGATCGCCAGCCCACAGAAATACACCCCAACTCCGTGCCAGTGCCTACCTCTATTTCTGGATCTATCTGTTCGGTTCTTTATTGTCAGCCATCACAACCTTCAGAGCTAAAAAGTAAGTTCAGAAATAATGATGGAAACGTTAAAACAAATTGCTCCTGTGCTGCAAACTTCAGAGAGACTGTTGCGTCGTCAAACTTCATACAACCACCCCCTCAGAAAGACTACAAAGCTTACCCAGAGAACTTGTCTCCTGCTTATGAGCCATTCAGTAAAGAAATACTGGAACCAGAAACAAACAGCAAGAATGTAGAGTGTTTTCAGGAGGACACATGTACTTTGTACTCTCAGGCTCAAGTTACAGACCTTAGTGATAAAGACAAGAACCTATCACAGGCCAAACGGAAGCTAAATAATGCAGTAGCTCTACCAGCaaagtgtttgaaaaaaatGGATGCCAATCCTATGTTTGTCAACAAACATCATGATTTATGTGATAATCATCAACAGCTGCAGCACAATGTACTTCTGGAGGCTGAAGTATCTGATACTGCCATAAACAAAGAAGTTAATGAATTGGCTGCCAGCACTGCACACAGTTCACCGTCTGGAAAGCTGCACAGGAAAGTGAAGCTTTGCTTGGGGAGAAGTAAGAGAGAAACTTGGAAACAGAATACAGAGTTATCTGGGAAGTACACAGATGGATTGTCTCTTCCTGTAGAGAACAGAAGTTCCTGTAGCTCACCAGTCCAGTCCCTACTGGAATTATTTCAGACAAGTGAAAGAAACTCAGAGTTTGGTGGTTTTTCAAGTTGTAGTGAAAACAAAGGTTCAACTAGTCTAAAAGATATATGGGAAGGGCAGAGTACAAATGTTTTGTGGTCACTATTTTCCTCTTCGTCCTCCTCCCCATTTGTTGGATTTTAA
- the DBF4 gene encoding protein DBF4 homolog A isoform X1 yields MKPSAAEAADKGARPPDGMQAKPVKTRSSLKTVKKDIGKLEKLKYKPLTGKVFYLDIPSNVISEKIGKDLKELGGRVESFLSKDISYLVSNKKEAKFAPSLGQISPVPSPESACNGGNSPPHPSKRKDHHDGSSFKVADPVRMSRGKSLVEKAIKEQDLIPSGSILSNALSWGVKILHIDDVKNYIEQKKKELYLIKSAGSSLKDGGRQVTAQKTRSRLKNPFVKVEDRSRRYRPFYLQLPSFPVVNYCVPKPYSPFEVDKKLPSAQKQTQSKQRNKINSDKDCGALVQLPPKEKKKRGYCECCGKKYEDLQTHLESEQHQNFAQSTQYQVVDDIISNFVYEFVEYIDDANIKRTKCSIGYFSPIIGKITRADELKERLKKQRVSLKSYSWKDSAIRALKLDRQPTEIHPNSVPVPTSISGSICSVLYCQPSQPSELKSKFRNNDGNVKTNCSCAANFRETVASSNFIQPPPQKDYKAYPENLSPAYEPFSKEILEPETNSKNVECFQEDTCTLYSQAQVTDLSDKDKNLSQAKRKLNNAVALPAKCLKKMDANPMFVNKHHDLCDNHQQLQHNVLLEAEVSDTAINKEVNELAASTAHSSPSGKLHRKVKLCLGRSKRETWKQNTELSGKYTDGLSLPVENRSSCSSPVQSLLELFQTSERNSEFGGFSSCSENKGSTSLKDIWEGQSTNVLWSLFSSSSSSPFVGF; encoded by the exons ATGAAGCCGAGCGCTGCGGAGGCCGCCGACAAAGGAGCGCGTCCTC CAGATGGAATGCAAGCAAAACCAGTAAAGACAAGATCTTCGCTGAAGACTGTGAAAAAAGATATAGGAAAGCTTGAGAAACTTAAATATAAGCCACTCACTGGGAAGGTGTTTTACCTTGATATTCCATCAAATGTGATCTCTGAAAAGATAGGAAAAGATCTCAAAGAGCTAGGAGGG AGGGTGGAGAGTTTTCTTAGTAAAGATATCAGCTACTTGGTGTCTAATAAAAAGGAGGCAAAATTTGCACCATCTCTTGGTCAGATTTCTCCTGTCCCCAGCCCAGAATCTGCATGTAATGGAGGAAATAGCCCACCTCATCCTAGCAAGCGAAAAGATCATCATGATGGAAGTTCATTTAAGGTAGCAGATCCG GTACGTATGAGCAGAGGAAAATCCCTAGTTGAAAAAGCCATCAAAGAGCAG GACTTAATTCCTTCTGGTAGTATATTGTCCAATGCTTTGAGCTGGGGAGTGAAGATCCTTCATATTGAtg ATGTAAAGAATTACATTGAACAAAAGAAGAAGGAGCTCTACTTAATAAAAAGTGCAGGCAGTTCTCTTAAGGATGGG GGAAGACAAGTTACTGCTCAAAAGACAAGAA GTAGACTGAAAAATCCATTTGTCAAGGTGGAAGATAGAAGTCG CCGCTACCGACCGTTTTATCTGCAGTTACCCAGTTTTCCAGTTGTGAACTACTGTGTTCCCAAACCCTATAGTCCGTTTGAGGTGGATAAGAAGCTTCCTTCTGCTCAAAAGCAAACTCAGTCTAAGCAAAG aaacaaaataaatagtGACAAGGATTGTGGAGCTCTTGTTCAACTCCctccaaaggagaaaaaaaagagaggatatTGTGAATGTTGTGGGAAGAAATATGAAGATCTGCAAACA CACCTTGAAAGTGAACAGCACCAAAATTTTGCCCAAAGCACACAGTACCAGGTTGTTGATGATATCATCTCAAACTTTGTTTATGAATTTGTAGAATACATAGACGATGCAAATATTAAAAG GACAAAGTGTAGCATAGGATATTTTTCTCCTATTATTGGAAAGATAACTAGAGCAGATGAGCTGAAAGAACGACTGAAAAAGCAGCGTGTCTCGTTGAAGAGTTACTCGTGGAAGGATTCAGCCATACGGGCACTCAAACTGGATCGCCAGCCCACAGAAATACACCCCAACTCCGTGCCAGTGCCTACCTCTATTTCTGGATCTATCTGTTCGGTTCTTTATTGTCAGCCATCACAACCTTCAGAGCTAAAAAGTAAGTTCAGAAATAATGATGGAAACGTTAAAACAAATTGCTCCTGTGCTGCAAACTTCAGAGAGACTGTTGCGTCGTCAAACTTCATACAACCACCCCCTCAGAAAGACTACAAAGCTTACCCAGAGAACTTGTCTCCTGCTTATGAGCCATTCAGTAAAGAAATACTGGAACCAGAAACAAACAGCAAGAATGTAGAGTGTTTTCAGGAGGACACATGTACTTTGTACTCTCAGGCTCAAGTTACAGACCTTAGTGATAAAGACAAGAACCTATCACAGGCCAAACGGAAGCTAAATAATGCAGTAGCTCTACCAGCaaagtgtttgaaaaaaatGGATGCCAATCCTATGTTTGTCAACAAACATCATGATTTATGTGATAATCATCAACAGCTGCAGCACAATGTACTTCTGGAGGCTGAAGTATCTGATACTGCCATAAACAAAGAAGTTAATGAATTGGCTGCCAGCACTGCACACAGTTCACCGTCTGGAAAGCTGCACAGGAAAGTGAAGCTTTGCTTGGGGAGAAGTAAGAGAGAAACTTGGAAACAGAATACAGAGTTATCTGGGAAGTACACAGATGGATTGTCTCTTCCTGTAGAGAACAGAAGTTCCTGTAGCTCACCAGTCCAGTCCCTACTGGAATTATTTCAGACAAGTGAAAGAAACTCAGAGTTTGGTGGTTTTTCAAGTTGTAGTGAAAACAAAGGTTCAACTAGTCTAAAAGATATATGGGAAGGGCAGAGTACAAATGTTTTGTGGTCACTATTTTCCTCTTCGTCCTCCTCCCCATTTGTTGGATTTTAA
- the DBF4 gene encoding protein DBF4 homolog A isoform X3 codes for MQAKPVKTRSSLKTVKKDIGKLEKLKYKPLTGKVFYLDIPSNVISEKIGKDLKELGGRVESFLSKDISYLVSNKKEAKFAPSLGQISPVPSPESACNGGNSPPHPSKRKDHHDGSSFKVADPVRMSRGKSLVEKAIKEQDLIPSGSILSNALSWGVKILHIDDVKNYIEQKKKELYLIKSAGSSLKDGGRQVTAQKTRSRLKNPFVKVEDRSRRYRPFYLQLPSFPVVNYCVPKPYSPFEVDKKLPSAQKQTQSKQRNKINSDKDCGALVQLPPKEKKKRGYCECCGKKYEDLQTHLESEQHQNFAQSTQYQVVDDIISNFVYEFVEYIDDANIKRTKCSIGYFSPIIGKITRADELKERLKKQRVSLKSYSWKDSAIRALKLDRQPTEIHPNSVPVPTSISGSICSVLYCQPSQPSELKSKFRNNDGNVKTNCSCAANFRETVASSNFIQPPPQKDYKAYPENLSPAYEPFSKEILEPETNSKNVECFQEDTCTLYSQAQVTDLSDKDKNLSQAKRKLNNAVALPAKCLKKMDANPMFVNKHHDLCDNHQQLQHNVLLEAEVSDTAINKEVNELAASTAHSSPSGKLHRKVKLCLGRSKRETWKQNTELSGKYTDGLSLPVENRSSCSSPVQSLLELFQTSERNSEFGGFSSCSENKGSTSLKDIWEGQSTNVLWSLFSSSSSSPFVGF; via the exons ATGCAAGCAAAACCAGTAAAGACAAGATCTTCGCTGAAGACTGTGAAAAAAGATATAGGAAAGCTTGAGAAACTTAAATATAAGCCACTCACTGGGAAGGTGTTTTACCTTGATATTCCATCAAATGTGATCTCTGAAAAGATAGGAAAAGATCTCAAAGAGCTAGGAGGG AGGGTGGAGAGTTTTCTTAGTAAAGATATCAGCTACTTGGTGTCTAATAAAAAGGAGGCAAAATTTGCACCATCTCTTGGTCAGATTTCTCCTGTCCCCAGCCCAGAATCTGCATGTAATGGAGGAAATAGCCCACCTCATCCTAGCAAGCGAAAAGATCATCATGATGGAAGTTCATTTAAGGTAGCAGATCCG GTACGTATGAGCAGAGGAAAATCCCTAGTTGAAAAAGCCATCAAAGAGCAG GACTTAATTCCTTCTGGTAGTATATTGTCCAATGCTTTGAGCTGGGGAGTGAAGATCCTTCATATTGAtg ATGTAAAGAATTACATTGAACAAAAGAAGAAGGAGCTCTACTTAATAAAAAGTGCAGGCAGTTCTCTTAAGGATGGG GGAAGACAAGTTACTGCTCAAAAGACAAGAA GTAGACTGAAAAATCCATTTGTCAAGGTGGAAGATAGAAGTCG CCGCTACCGACCGTTTTATCTGCAGTTACCCAGTTTTCCAGTTGTGAACTACTGTGTTCCCAAACCCTATAGTCCGTTTGAGGTGGATAAGAAGCTTCCTTCTGCTCAAAAGCAAACTCAGTCTAAGCAAAG aaacaaaataaatagtGACAAGGATTGTGGAGCTCTTGTTCAACTCCctccaaaggagaaaaaaaagagaggatatTGTGAATGTTGTGGGAAGAAATATGAAGATCTGCAAACA CACCTTGAAAGTGAACAGCACCAAAATTTTGCCCAAAGCACACAGTACCAGGTTGTTGATGATATCATCTCAAACTTTGTTTATGAATTTGTAGAATACATAGACGATGCAAATATTAAAAG GACAAAGTGTAGCATAGGATATTTTTCTCCTATTATTGGAAAGATAACTAGAGCAGATGAGCTGAAAGAACGACTGAAAAAGCAGCGTGTCTCGTTGAAGAGTTACTCGTGGAAGGATTCAGCCATACGGGCACTCAAACTGGATCGCCAGCCCACAGAAATACACCCCAACTCCGTGCCAGTGCCTACCTCTATTTCTGGATCTATCTGTTCGGTTCTTTATTGTCAGCCATCACAACCTTCAGAGCTAAAAAGTAAGTTCAGAAATAATGATGGAAACGTTAAAACAAATTGCTCCTGTGCTGCAAACTTCAGAGAGACTGTTGCGTCGTCAAACTTCATACAACCACCCCCTCAGAAAGACTACAAAGCTTACCCAGAGAACTTGTCTCCTGCTTATGAGCCATTCAGTAAAGAAATACTGGAACCAGAAACAAACAGCAAGAATGTAGAGTGTTTTCAGGAGGACACATGTACTTTGTACTCTCAGGCTCAAGTTACAGACCTTAGTGATAAAGACAAGAACCTATCACAGGCCAAACGGAAGCTAAATAATGCAGTAGCTCTACCAGCaaagtgtttgaaaaaaatGGATGCCAATCCTATGTTTGTCAACAAACATCATGATTTATGTGATAATCATCAACAGCTGCAGCACAATGTACTTCTGGAGGCTGAAGTATCTGATACTGCCATAAACAAAGAAGTTAATGAATTGGCTGCCAGCACTGCACACAGTTCACCGTCTGGAAAGCTGCACAGGAAAGTGAAGCTTTGCTTGGGGAGAAGTAAGAGAGAAACTTGGAAACAGAATACAGAGTTATCTGGGAAGTACACAGATGGATTGTCTCTTCCTGTAGAGAACAGAAGTTCCTGTAGCTCACCAGTCCAGTCCCTACTGGAATTATTTCAGACAAGTGAAAGAAACTCAGAGTTTGGTGGTTTTTCAAGTTGTAGTGAAAACAAAGGTTCAACTAGTCTAAAAGATATATGGGAAGGGCAGAGTACAAATGTTTTGTGGTCACTATTTTCCTCTTCGTCCTCCTCCCCATTTGTTGGATTTTAA